In Bufo gargarizans isolate SCDJY-AF-19 chromosome 6, ASM1485885v1, whole genome shotgun sequence, a single genomic region encodes these proteins:
- the LOC122939822 gene encoding zinc finger protein 84-like isoform X1: MDPQNVHSMQARSSSSESDHSPDEQHDSADNGYVSCLECGKHFTSKSYLNIHFRVHTGEKPFECSECGKKFTQKQHLASHQKTHTGLKPYKCEECGRRFAQKYQLSLHQKTHTGERPYKCSECERSYITKSSLQAHQVTHTSLNLFPCSECSKGFPTKTRLGQHQVVHTGERAFECPECGKCFKTTSQLYYHKMTHTGEKPFKCLECGLCFARKSHLCGHQKIHVGGKSFACSECKKCFYTKSELAHHEEIHTRLEIFQCPLCQECYQDKSELIEHKKTHEKWYQCAECNKVFNQKSHLSQHKRIHIGDKPFECKTCGKCFTQKIGLILHEQRIHSGGTKQFKCSECDKSFVMKSDLEKHKMVHTGEKPFSCSECDMSYRTKLRLLVHERIHTGAKPYACQECGKRFRDNDCLFRHKKIHGGVKKCVCSECGKAFLRNAQLLSHQRSHTGEKPYNCLECGKRYKDKSALVNHQKNHTGERPFACSECDKRFKVNSELSRHKKIHDGNLPFQCTECGKRFISKKSLNIHYRSHTGEKPYECVECGKCFSCNSNLVAHKRIHTGEKPYKCILCRTSFTRVSGLISHKKIHHPNE; encoded by the coding sequence ATGGATCCACAGAATGTCCACAGTATGCAGGCTAGAAGCAGCTCTTCAGAAAGTGATCATTCTCCTGATGAGCAGCATGACTCTGCTGACAACGGGTATGTTTCCTGCTTAGAATGTGGAAAGCATTTTACCTCAAAGTCCTATCTAAACATTCATTTTAGGGTGCACACAGGAGAAAAACCTTTTGAATGTTCGGAATGTGGAAAAAAGTTTACTCAGAAGCAACATCTTGCTTCccatcagaaaactcacacaggaTTAAAACCTTATAAGTGTGAAGAATGTGGCAGAAGGTTTGCACAAAAATACCAGCTTTCATTGCATCAAAAAACTCATACAGGAGAAAGACCCTACAAATGTTCTGAATGTGAAAGGAGCTACATTACCAAATCCTCTCTTCAAGCCCACCAAGTCACACACACCTCTTTAAATTTATTTCCATGCTCTGAATGTAGTAAAGGGTTCCCTACCAAGACCCGACTCGGTCAGCATCAAGTTGTCCACACAGGAGAGAGAGCCTTTGAGtgccctgaatgtgggaaatgctttaaaaCAACTTCACAACTTTACTACCATAAGATGACTCACACTggggagaaaccctttaagtgcttGGAATGTGGCCTATGTTTTGCCAGAAAATCCCATCTTTGTGGTCATCAGAAGATTCATGTTGGTGGAAAGTCATTTGCTTGTAGTGAgtgtaaaaagtgtttttatacTAAATCAGAGCTTGCTCATCATGAAGAAATCCATACTAGGTTGGAAATATTTCAGTGTCCATTATGCCAAGAATGTTACCAGGACAAGTCTGAACTTATCGAGCACAAGAAGACCCATGAAAAATGGTATCAATGTGCAGAATGCAATAAAGTGTTTAACCAGAAAAGTCATCTTTCACAACACAAGAGAATCCACATAGGTGATAAACCATTTGAGTGCAAAAcctgtggcaaatgttttacgcAGAAAATAGGCTTGATCTTGCATGAGCAACGCATACATAGTGGTGGAACCAAACAGTTTAAATGCTCAGAATGTGATAAAAGTTTTGTGATGAAGAGTGATCTTGAGAAACACAAAATGGTCCACACAGGTGAGAAACCAttttcttgttcagaatgtgACATGTCTTACAGAACCAAGCTACGTCTGCTTGTCCATGAAAGGATCCACACTGGAGCAAAGCCATATGCTTGCCAAGAATGTGGTAAACGTTTCAGAGATAATGATTGTTTGTTTAGACACAAGAAAATTCATGGTGGAGTAAAGAAATGTGTGTGTTCTGAGTGTGGAAAGGCCTTTCTTCGCAACGCACAACTTCTTTCACATCAGAgatctcacacaggagagaagccttaCAATTGTCTTGAGTGTGGAAAGAGATACAAAGATAAAAGCGCTCTGGTGAACCATCAGaagaatcacacaggggagagacCCTTTGCTTGCTCTGAATGTGATAAACGGTTTAAAGTGAACTCTGAACTTTCAAGACATAAGAAGATCCATGATGGCAATCTGCCTTTCCAATGCACTGAATGTGGAAAACGTTTTATTTCCAAGAAAAGCCTGAACATACATTATCGAAGCCACACTGGAGAGAAGCCATATGAATGCGTGgagtgtgggaaatgctttagctGTAATTCCAATCTTGTAGCTCACAAAAGGATACATACAGGAGAAAAGCCCTATAAATGCATACTTTGTAGAACATCATTTACTCGCGTCTCTGGATTGATctcacataaaaaaatacatcatcCCAATGAATAG